In a genomic window of Agarivorans albus:
- a CDS encoding Grx4 family monothiol glutaredoxin encodes METIEKIKQQIAENPILLYMKGSPKFPSCGFSAQTVEAVMQCGERFAYVDILQNPDIRAELPNYADWPTFPQLWVEGELIGGCDIVMEMFRSGELQPLIKETAAKHPAPEAE; translated from the coding sequence ATGGAAACGATTGAAAAAATCAAACAGCAAATCGCTGAAAACCCAATTCTACTTTACATGAAAGGTTCGCCTAAATTCCCAAGCTGTGGTTTCTCTGCCCAAACAGTAGAAGCTGTAATGCAGTGTGGTGAGCGCTTTGCTTATGTAGATATTCTACAAAATCCAGACATTCGCGCTGAGCTACCAAACTACGCAGATTGGCCAACCTTCCCACAACTATGGGTTGAAGGTGAGTTAATCGGTGGCTGTGACATCGTAATGGAGATGTTCCGCAGCGGTGAACTACAACCTTTAATTAAAGAAACTGCAGCTAAGCACCCAGCGCCTGAAGCAGAATAG
- the pepN gene encoding aminopeptidase N, whose amino-acid sequence MADSSAQPTAKYRSDYKAPDYTIESVALEFDLDPSATKVIAVSTVVRQTNDITDLVLDGEKLELLSIKVNQQTHDAYQVSEGQLVISELPARFELEVVTRVNPKENKAFEGLYQSGDAFCTQCEAEGFRRITYFLDRPDVLATYSTKIIADKAQYPFLLSNGNKIDQGELAGGKHWVSWQDPFPKPSYLFALVAGDFDLLEDSFVTQSGRTIALELFVDKGNLDRTEHAMASLKAAMRWDEARFGLEYDLDIYMIVAVDFFNMGAMENKGLNVFNSKYVLANKQSATDNDFLGIEAVIGHEYFHNWTGNRITCRDWFQLSLKEGLTVFRDQEFSSDLGSRAVNRIKNVRILRSHQFAEDAGPMAHPIRPDKVIEMNNFYTLTVYEKGSEVIRMLHTLLGEEGFQAGMKTYVERHDGQAVTCDDFVNAMQDASGKDLSLFKRWYSQSGTPVLKVQSEYNEAKQQYSLTIHQHTPATAEQSEKQALHIPVSVELLSSNGEALALNSNGQAVSSVLELTQQQQTWHFEGISEQPTLVMLQEFSAPVKLDMEYSTDQLLLIINHASNTFARWDGMQKLVSAWMKQAVEQVQAGNNLQLEEAIINTFKLLLEDTSIDKGLLAELLTISGENEIADGFAQVDIDAIAQARDFFIYSLAVALPEQFAALEQACAKADKQSLAHDDINLRSLRAACLQYVAHTQPELVAAAYFDSPTMTNKLAAMSAANNAGIQQRDAMFKDYEQNWQHDGLVMDKWFALEASYAKEGSLARVKALAEHPSFSMENPNRVRSLIGSFANNNARHFHAKDGSGYRYLTDILCVLNTQNPQVASRLITPLIQTVKLDDERKALIIEQLQRLAELEDLSKDLFEKVTNGLQQLKA is encoded by the coding sequence ATGGCCGACTCATCAGCTCAACCTACAGCCAAGTACCGTTCAGATTATAAAGCGCCTGATTACACTATCGAAAGTGTTGCCTTAGAGTTCGATTTAGATCCTAGTGCTACCAAAGTTATCGCTGTATCAACGGTGGTTAGGCAGACAAATGACATTACCGACCTAGTGCTTGATGGTGAAAAACTGGAGCTGCTGAGTATTAAAGTTAATCAGCAAACTCATGATGCTTATCAAGTGAGTGAAGGGCAGTTAGTTATTAGTGAATTGCCAGCGCGTTTTGAGTTAGAAGTAGTGACTCGAGTTAACCCTAAAGAAAATAAAGCCTTTGAAGGTTTGTATCAATCGGGTGATGCTTTTTGTACTCAGTGTGAAGCAGAGGGCTTTCGCCGAATCACCTACTTTTTAGACCGACCGGACGTGTTGGCTACTTACAGCACTAAAATTATTGCCGATAAAGCCCAATATCCGTTTTTGCTATCGAATGGTAACAAGATTGATCAAGGCGAGTTAGCCGGTGGTAAACACTGGGTAAGCTGGCAAGACCCATTCCCTAAACCAAGCTATTTATTTGCTTTGGTTGCTGGTGATTTTGACTTGTTAGAAGATAGTTTTGTTACCCAATCGGGTAGAACTATTGCGTTGGAGTTATTTGTTGATAAAGGCAATTTAGATCGTACCGAACACGCGATGGCATCGCTAAAAGCGGCAATGCGTTGGGATGAAGCGCGCTTTGGCTTAGAGTACGACCTTGATATCTATATGATTGTTGCCGTCGATTTCTTCAACATGGGCGCAATGGAAAACAAAGGCCTAAACGTATTTAACTCTAAATATGTTCTGGCTAATAAACAGAGTGCCACAGACAACGACTTTTTAGGCATTGAAGCGGTAATTGGTCATGAGTACTTCCATAACTGGACCGGCAACCGTATTACTTGTCGTGATTGGTTTCAGTTATCGTTAAAAGAAGGTTTAACGGTTTTTCGCGACCAAGAATTTAGTTCTGATTTAGGCTCGCGAGCAGTAAATCGAATTAAGAATGTTCGTATATTACGCAGTCATCAATTTGCCGAAGATGCAGGGCCTATGGCGCATCCCATTCGCCCAGATAAGGTGATTGAGATGAATAACTTTTACACCTTAACAGTGTATGAAAAAGGCTCGGAAGTGATTCGTATGCTGCATACCTTGCTAGGCGAAGAGGGTTTTCAAGCGGGTATGAAAACCTACGTGGAGCGCCACGATGGCCAAGCGGTAACTTGCGATGATTTTGTGAATGCGATGCAAGATGCTAGCGGCAAAGATTTAAGCCTGTTCAAGCGCTGGTACAGTCAGTCAGGCACACCGGTGCTTAAAGTTCAAAGTGAATACAATGAAGCTAAACAACAGTACAGCTTAACCATTCACCAGCATACACCAGCTACCGCTGAACAAAGCGAGAAACAAGCATTGCATATTCCAGTGTCTGTAGAGTTGTTAAGCAGCAATGGCGAAGCTTTAGCGCTTAACTCGAATGGGCAAGCTGTTTCTTCAGTATTAGAGCTTACTCAGCAGCAACAAACCTGGCACTTTGAAGGCATTAGTGAGCAACCTACATTGGTAATGCTGCAAGAGTTCTCAGCCCCTGTAAAACTAGATATGGAATACAGCACAGACCAACTGCTGCTAATTATCAATCATGCCAGCAATACTTTTGCGCGCTGGGACGGCATGCAAAAGCTAGTTAGCGCGTGGATGAAACAAGCCGTAGAACAAGTTCAAGCAGGTAACAATTTGCAGCTAGAAGAGGCGATTATTAATACCTTTAAGCTGCTATTAGAAGATACCTCAATTGATAAAGGTTTATTGGCAGAGCTACTTACCATTAGTGGTGAGAATGAAATTGCTGATGGTTTTGCCCAAGTAGATATTGATGCAATTGCTCAAGCTCGAGACTTTTTCATTTATAGTTTAGCTGTCGCATTGCCTGAGCAATTTGCAGCCTTAGAGCAAGCTTGTGCAAAAGCCGATAAACAGAGCTTGGCCCATGATGATATTAATTTGCGCTCGCTACGTGCCGCATGTTTACAATATGTGGCGCATACTCAGCCAGAGTTAGTTGCAGCGGCCTATTTCGATAGCCCAACCATGACTAATAAATTGGCTGCTATGTCGGCTGCTAACAATGCCGGTATTCAGCAGCGAGATGCAATGTTTAAAGACTACGAGCAAAACTGGCAACATGATGGCTTAGTGATGGATAAGTGGTTTGCTTTAGAAGCCAGTTATGCCAAAGAGGGCAGTTTAGCCAGGGTAAAAGCCTTGGCGGAACACCCCAGTTTTAGTATGGAAAACCCTAACCGAGTACGCTCTTTAATTGGTAGTTTCGCTAACAACAATGCGCGTCACTTTCACGCAAAAGACGGTTCTGGTTATCGCTACTTAACCGATATCTTGTGTGTACTAAATACTCAAAACCCGCAAGTTGCATCGCGTTTGATTACCCCGCTGATCCAAACAGTTAAATTGGATGATGAGCGTAAAGCGCTCATTATTGAGCAGTTGCAGCGCTTAGCTGAGCTGGAAGACCTCAGTAAAGATCTATTTGAAAAGGTAACAAACGGCTTGCAACAACTTAAGGCCTAA
- a CDS encoding DEAD/DEAH box helicase — MTESSSSSFEQFALPETILNAISEIGFETPSPIQEKTIPLLLEGHDVLGLAQTGTGKTAAFSLPLIAKLDPKLNAPQMLVLAPTRELANQVADAIKDFSRNIPGLRVLAIYGGADYGQQIKELRRGPQIVVGTPGRTIDHLDRGKLKLDQLKALVLDEADEMLRMGFIDDVERIMRDMPKQRQTALFSATMPPAIKNITKNYMSEPKEVKIAAKTQTVSNIDQFYWHVAGLNKIEALARILEVNCDSASIIFARTKTSTTDIAERLEAKGFSVAALNGDMNQSMRERTITRLKSGKLDIVVATDVAARGLDVERIGLVVNFDIPYDAEAYVHRIGRTGRAGRSGKAVMFVGYREQRLLRNIERVTRHKIEQMQLPTREEIEKKRVSSFQDKLAAAVENAKLEDYQSIASELATNLGMSELELATALLFQAQTARPFKLPADPEPRSARFSKDKERGHRGQRGERGERNHRGQRGERNERGEGGAKRKRRTADVEMNTYRVDAGKEHGVQTKHIVGAIANEANISSDYIGSVKLFDSYSTVELPSGMPEKTFNHLKRSFVRQRAMRLELIAQ, encoded by the coding sequence ATGACAGAATCCAGCAGTTCAAGTTTTGAGCAATTCGCTCTACCTGAAACGATTTTAAACGCTATTTCCGAGATTGGATTTGAGACGCCGTCTCCGATTCAGGAAAAGACCATTCCGTTACTGCTGGAAGGACATGATGTACTTGGCTTGGCACAAACTGGCACCGGTAAAACGGCCGCGTTTTCTCTTCCTTTAATTGCCAAACTTGATCCAAAGCTTAATGCTCCTCAAATGTTGGTTCTTGCACCAACGCGTGAGCTAGCAAACCAAGTTGCTGATGCAATTAAAGACTTTAGCCGCAATATTCCTGGTTTACGTGTATTGGCTATTTATGGCGGTGCAGATTACGGCCAGCAAATTAAAGAGCTACGTCGTGGCCCGCAAATTGTTGTAGGTACTCCTGGTCGTACTATCGACCACCTAGATCGCGGTAAGTTGAAACTAGATCAACTTAAAGCCTTAGTATTAGACGAAGCTGACGAAATGCTTCGTATGGGCTTTATTGACGATGTAGAACGCATTATGCGTGATATGCCTAAGCAGCGCCAAACAGCGTTGTTCTCGGCAACTATGCCGCCGGCAATCAAAAACATCACCAAAAATTACATGTCTGAGCCAAAAGAAGTAAAAATTGCGGCTAAGACTCAAACAGTATCAAATATTGATCAGTTCTACTGGCATGTTGCTGGTTTAAACAAGATAGAAGCGTTGGCCCGCATTCTAGAAGTTAACTGTGATAGCGCTTCAATTATTTTTGCTCGAACTAAAACGTCTACCACCGATATTGCAGAACGCCTAGAAGCAAAAGGCTTTAGTGTTGCCGCATTAAACGGTGATATGAACCAAAGCATGCGTGAGCGTACCATTACACGCTTAAAATCTGGCAAGTTAGACATTGTTGTAGCTACCGATGTTGCTGCACGTGGCTTAGATGTAGAACGTATTGGCTTAGTGGTTAACTTTGACATTCCTTACGATGCAGAAGCCTATGTTCACCGTATTGGCCGTACTGGTCGTGCTGGACGTAGTGGTAAAGCAGTCATGTTTGTTGGTTACCGCGAGCAACGTTTGTTACGCAATATTGAACGTGTAACTCGTCATAAAATTGAGCAAATGCAGCTACCTACTCGTGAAGAAATCGAGAAGAAGCGCGTTTCTAGCTTCCAAGACAAGCTGGCTGCAGCGGTAGAAAATGCCAAGCTTGAAGATTACCAAAGCATTGCATCTGAACTTGCGACCAACCTAGGCATGAGCGAACTTGAACTCGCTACTGCGTTGTTGTTCCAAGCGCAAACTGCGCGTCCGTTCAAATTGCCTGCTGATCCAGAGCCTCGCTCAGCTCGCTTTAGCAAAGATAAAGAACGTGGTCACCGAGGCCAACGCGGTGAGCGTGGCGAGCGCAACCATCGCGGTCAACGTGGTGAGCGCAACGAACGTGGTGAAGGCGGTGCTAAACGCAAACGCCGTACTGCAGACGTGGAAATGAATACTTACCGTGTTGATGCAGGTAAAGAACACGGTGTGCAAACTAAGCATATTGTTGGTGCTATTGCTAACGAAGCAAACATTAGCAGTGATTACATTGGTAGTGTTAAGTTGTTTGATAGCTACTCAACGGTTGAGCTACCAAGTGGAATGCCTGAAAAGACATTTAATCACTTAAAACGCAGCTTTGTTCGCCAACGTGCGATGCGCTTAGAGTTAATTGCTCAGTAA
- a CDS encoding DUF2835 domain-containing protein: MKQYFFNIHISYQEFERVYRGTARSIIATDSNGMRIQIPALRFLPFLDRSGINGRFVLSTDSNNKFLSLQKV, from the coding sequence ATGAAGCAGTACTTTTTTAATATTCACATTTCTTATCAGGAGTTTGAGCGGGTATACCGAGGAACAGCCCGCTCTATTATTGCTACAGATAGCAATGGTATGCGCATTCAGATCCCTGCTTTGCGCTTTTTGCCTTTTTTAGACCGAAGCGGAATAAATGGTCGTTTTGTCCTGTCTACTGACAGCAACAATAAATTTCTGTCACTTCAAAAAGTCTAG
- the sodB gene encoding superoxide dismutase [Fe], with protein sequence MAFTLPELPYAQDALEPHISAETLSFHYSKHHNTYVVKLNGLIEGTDLAEKSLEEIVKSSTGGVFNNAAQVWNHTFYWNCLAPNAGGQPTGALAAAIDASFGSFEEFKAKFTDSAINNFGSSWTWLVKNADGSLAIVNTSNAATPLTDEGVTPLLTCDLWEHAYYIDYRNVRPDYLNAFWALVNWEFASANFA encoded by the coding sequence ATGGCATTTACATTACCTGAATTACCATACGCACAAGACGCACTTGAGCCACACATCTCAGCTGAGACTTTGTCTTTCCACTACAGTAAGCACCACAATACCTACGTAGTAAAACTAAACGGTTTAATTGAAGGCACTGACCTAGCAGAAAAAAGTTTAGAAGAGATTGTTAAGTCTTCTACTGGTGGCGTATTTAACAACGCAGCCCAAGTTTGGAACCACACCTTCTACTGGAACTGTTTAGCGCCAAATGCTGGTGGCCAACCAACTGGTGCTCTAGCAGCAGCTATCGATGCAAGCTTCGGTTCTTTTGAAGAGTTCAAAGCTAAATTCACCGACAGCGCTATTAACAACTTTGGATCTAGCTGGACTTGGTTAGTTAAAAACGCTGACGGTAGCCTAGCCATTGTTAACACTAGCAACGCTGCTACCCCACTTACAGACGAAGGCGTAACTCCGCTTCTTACCTGTGACCTATGGGAACACGCTTACTACATTGATTACCGCAATGTTCGCCCTGATTACCTAAATGCTTTCTGGGCATTAGTAAACTGGGAATTTGCTTCAGCTAACTTTGCGTAA
- a CDS encoding sodium-dependent transporter: MSNNTSVSNRWSSNFAYILAATGAAVGLGNIWKFPYIMGENGGGAFVLVYLLCILFIGIPVMMAEVYLGKQGRSTPANAVAKVAIENGRSKNWAFIGGMGVLAGFLVLSFYIVIAGWAVAYVFKSAGGDISAAAGDAKQIGALFDALTSDPKQLVLWATLVIVGTVVVLAKGVTKGLERIVTLLMPALFVLLTIIMIYAAVTGDFGAAVSFMFSPDFSKLTINGVLMALGHAFFTLSLSSGIMMVYGAYLPEGASIAKTSIYIAIADTVVALMAGLAIYPIVFANGIEPSAGPGLLFVSLPIAFGTMPLGGVISTVFFVMVTVAAFTSALALLESTSAYLVERKGFRRNVAAVVSGSAVWLLSLGTIGSFAGWEIFQFEESPMGKNFFEVLDYITANILLPLGGLFISVFVGWIVQADKVKQGMGLESQAFQMFSKSVRFISPIAIAVVFLNAIGLLSF, from the coding sequence ATGAGTAATAACACTTCGGTGAGTAATCGCTGGTCAAGTAACTTTGCTTACATTTTGGCTGCCACCGGCGCAGCTGTAGGCCTCGGTAACATTTGGAAATTCCCTTATATTATGGGTGAGAACGGCGGTGGTGCCTTTGTTCTTGTCTATCTTCTTTGTATTTTATTCATTGGTATCCCAGTGATGATGGCCGAGGTTTACTTAGGTAAACAAGGTCGTTCTACTCCTGCCAACGCGGTCGCTAAAGTTGCTATAGAAAATGGTCGTTCTAAGAACTGGGCATTTATTGGTGGCATGGGCGTATTAGCGGGCTTTTTGGTATTAAGCTTTTACATCGTTATTGCTGGTTGGGCAGTTGCGTATGTATTCAAATCTGCGGGTGGCGATATTAGCGCTGCAGCGGGTGACGCAAAACAAATTGGCGCTTTATTCGACGCATTAACCTCTGATCCCAAGCAGCTTGTTTTATGGGCTACTTTGGTAATTGTGGGCACTGTAGTTGTTTTAGCTAAAGGCGTAACCAAAGGTTTAGAGCGCATTGTTACTTTACTAATGCCTGCACTGTTTGTATTGCTAACCATCATTATGATTTATGCAGCAGTAACCGGTGATTTTGGCGCTGCAGTTAGCTTTATGTTCAGCCCAGACTTCTCGAAGCTGACAATTAATGGCGTGCTTATGGCACTGGGTCATGCATTCTTCACCTTGAGTTTGTCGTCAGGGATTATGATGGTTTATGGCGCTTACCTTCCGGAAGGTGCTTCAATTGCTAAAACCTCTATTTACATCGCAATTGCCGATACCGTTGTGGCGCTAATGGCTGGTTTAGCTATTTACCCAATTGTATTTGCCAACGGTATTGAGCCAAGCGCAGGTCCTGGTTTACTGTTTGTATCATTGCCAATTGCCTTTGGAACTATGCCACTAGGTGGCGTGATCTCTACAGTATTCTTCGTAATGGTAACCGTTGCTGCCTTTACTTCAGCCTTGGCGTTGCTTGAATCAACTTCTGCTTACTTAGTTGAGCGTAAAGGTTTCCGCCGTAACGTTGCTGCGGTTGTTTCTGGTAGTGCGGTTTGGCTATTAAGCTTAGGCACTATTGGCTCATTTGCTGGCTGGGAAATCTTCCAGTTTGAAGAAAGCCCAATGGGTAAAAACTTCTTCGAAGTTTTAGATTACATTACTGCTAATATTCTACTGCCTTTAGGCGGCTTGTTTATTTCTGTATTTGTTGGCTGGATTGTTCAAGCTGACAAAGTGAAGCAAGGCATGGGCTTAGAGAGCCAAGCCTTCCAAATGTTCTCGAAGAGCGTTCGCTTTATCTCACCAATTGCCATTGCGGTAGTTTTCTTAAATGCGATTGGCTTATTGTCTTTTTAA
- a CDS encoding SelT/SelW/SelH family protein, translating into MEQQDPVLPKVEIYYCSLCGWLLRASWLSQELLTTFSQELSEVALKPASSGRFQIYLDGELIWCRKADNGFPEAKILKQRVRDKIAPEMDLGHSDSKET; encoded by the coding sequence GTGGAACAGCAAGACCCAGTGTTACCCAAAGTTGAAATATATTACTGCAGTTTATGTGGGTGGTTATTAAGGGCTTCCTGGCTTAGCCAAGAGCTATTAACAACCTTCTCGCAAGAGTTATCGGAAGTCGCACTTAAACCTGCTTCAAGTGGGCGTTTTCAGATTTATCTGGATGGTGAATTAATTTGGTGTCGAAAGGCCGACAATGGATTTCCAGAGGCAAAAATTCTTAAGCAGCGGGTAAGGGACAAAATTGCACCCGAGATGGACTTAGGTCATAGCGATAGCAAGGAAACATAA
- the dacB gene encoding D-alanyl-D-alanine carboxypeptidase/D-alanyl-D-alanine endopeptidase, producing MISFVSPDSSQHADLLLTPASTLKVVTATVALKQLGKDYRYTTKLSIKPSDKGMHLRLHMRGDPSFTSQDLVALLNKAKTRFGSKVASIQVDDSEFTGHNRSQGQVWNDIGICFAAPASSLNIDNNCINGNLKPGKVGQLSRLHISDSRLLNIDNQIITVSQNHPDCEQNLRVGDHNQYSLQGCIKANSSMMPLRFSINDEQRYFSTKLKRSLARAGLSFKGNISYQQQLSPYSESVNHLSAPLLELLEYMLVESDNLTADSVFKTLAREQQRAGTYQQASKVVVEQLNALGLDLSRAQIRDGSGLSRENLISANLLYQVMQLWQSDPQLQALIKRLPIAGQTGTLKYRRSLTRAPLKAQVLAKSGYVNGVVNLVGFIEKGDQLRPFVLMANGVSLNEQEATAVKKRQTLHPILRYEKEWLEQQWQAFN from the coding sequence TTGATCAGTTTTGTTAGCCCTGATAGCTCACAACATGCTGATTTACTGTTAACTCCCGCCAGCACTCTTAAAGTAGTAACCGCAACCGTTGCCCTTAAGCAACTAGGTAAAGATTACCGCTATACCACTAAGTTGAGCATTAAACCCAGTGATAAAGGCATGCATCTTCGCTTACACATGCGCGGCGATCCGAGTTTTACCAGCCAAGATTTAGTTGCACTGCTGAATAAAGCTAAAACACGTTTTGGTTCTAAAGTCGCGTCTATTCAAGTTGATGACAGCGAGTTTACAGGCCATAACCGAAGCCAAGGGCAAGTATGGAATGACATCGGTATTTGTTTTGCTGCGCCAGCTAGCTCTCTAAATATTGATAACAACTGTATTAACGGTAATTTAAAGCCGGGCAAGGTAGGGCAGTTAAGCCGTCTACATATTAGTGATTCCCGTCTACTCAACATCGACAATCAAATTATTACTGTGAGCCAAAATCATCCCGATTGTGAGCAAAATCTGCGTGTGGGTGATCATAACCAGTATTCGCTGCAAGGTTGTATAAAGGCGAATAGCAGCATGATGCCATTACGTTTTTCGATTAACGATGAACAGCGTTATTTTTCAACGAAGTTAAAGCGAAGCTTGGCGAGAGCGGGCTTAAGCTTTAAAGGCAATATTTCGTACCAGCAGCAACTTAGTCCTTATTCTGAGAGCGTTAATCACCTCTCTGCGCCGTTACTTGAGTTATTAGAGTATATGCTGGTTGAATCCGACAACTTGACGGCAGATAGCGTATTTAAAACTTTAGCCAGAGAGCAACAGCGCGCTGGTACATATCAGCAAGCCAGTAAAGTTGTAGTTGAACAATTAAACGCTTTGGGGCTTGATTTAAGCCGCGCACAAATTCGCGATGGTTCAGGTTTATCTAGAGAGAACCTGATTAGTGCAAACCTGCTGTATCAGGTCATGCAGCTTTGGCAATCAGATCCACAGTTACAAGCCTTAATTAAACGCCTACCTATTGCTGGACAAACCGGCACCTTAAAATATCGTCGTAGTTTGACTCGTGCGCCTTTAAAGGCGCAGGTGCTGGCTAAAAGTGGTTATGTAAATGGGGTAGTCAACTTAGTTGGCTTTATCGAAAAAGGTGATCAGTTAAGGCCATTTGTATTGATGGCAAATGGGGTTTCTTTAAACGAACAAGAAGCAACTGCAGTAAAGAAAAGACAAACCTTACATCCCATACTACGCTATGAAAAGGAATGGTTAGAGCAACAGTGGCAAGCGTTTAATTGA